In Lineus longissimus chromosome 5, tnLinLong1.2, whole genome shotgun sequence, the genomic stretch TTTGATATCTAGGTATCCGATTCGCATAGTTAACAGTGTCTGCAGCGTGACGCATATATGGAAGATTTGATGGCTTTGGCCGAGGATGTCGAAGGTTCGTCGTGAGCAACGCTCTGGCATGAGTGCAATGAAGGAAACGGCCGAGAGAACCGCGACAACGCCATGAAGGAGAATCAGGAAGAGGATGTGTTCCTCTAGGTCACAGTCTTGGCAGTCCCTTGTCGCCAGTCGGTGCCACGCCCTCATCTGCATAGCGGCACATCCAATTGACACTGTTGTTCCTATCGACAGGACATTCACAACGTTCTTTACTATGATGGACCGTGTTGTAAAGCTTGCACCGTATGAGAGCAAAAAGCAGACAGATGCATTCAAAATCACAACAAAAGGGATGGCGTACGCTCCCCAAAATTGGACGAATCGCGAGTCGTATGTTGTGTAGAACATCAGCACGTGACAGGAGAAGTTATACACTGATACTCCACCGTAGTCGAAGAGGAAGACACGCTTATAGACGGTAGGAGATTTGGAGCAGAACCAGTGAGCACCTACACTCGCTAAATGAGCGTAGACTCCACAAAAACCTGAAACCATGAACAGGGTACATCCTGTATCAGTTGTCGTGGTGGCGTACCCATAGGCGTGGTAGGCTACAATCAATGCACCAATAAGGTGTGTCCAGATGTTGAAGGTTTCAACATGGAAGGTGACCAAACTACCTAAGTAGTACGACCAGGGTCTGTAGGGCACACGATAGCCAGTCTCTATCCATTTCTCGTGGAATACTGGGTGTACTCCCTCGACAGGTAGAGTGTCAGGGTGCGGGGTAAAGAAATTCTTCACATCCGCCAGCTTTGGTCGACAGAATCTCCATTTCATCGTATAGGCTACTAGTAACCTGCAATAGGATTAGAAGAAGGGACGTTAACAAGGTTTTTCTGTTACGTGCTTCATGGGTTTACAGTTCTTCAAGCTTGTGTTATCGATTGGAACTCAGTCATTTTCTTACTCAGTTTTTTCATACCGTATTTTGATATTGAGAATAAAATGATATCAGCGAAGTTctgttgatatacatgtacttctacacTTGATTCGTTTTAAGCTGGCCATAACTGATGCGAAAGCCATGTAAATAAGACGTTTCTCTCTCTGTCTGAGCGTTTAGGCTGTACTCAAGAGACTTGTGAAGACTTCCAAGACTGTCGACCAAAACCAAAGCATTCTAAAGAGCAAATAGTTCGTGTCGACCGAGTTGAGCCTATACTACTATGATATACTCAGTGTAATAGGCCTAGTCGATAATGTACTATGAGTCAGAGTGTATGCTTTCAAGGGGATACTGAGCCGGGAGCGTCGATATCCACTCGTACTACTCATATGCCAAGTTCACCTATCACCACTTATTACTCTAAATATACTTGCATATGATTTAGACAACTTTTTGCCTCTTCTGGCGCGTGCACCTTGATCCTATCTGTGTCCAGACTTACATCACTTGTGGCTCTCACATATGAAAATATGATATATCAACGTTTGGCATAATGACATACACGTCGCATGCTGGCTGGACGTATTGATAGGTTACGCTGTCCACAAGCTGTCACCGGATCCTTCTATACACTTCAAGGCACCATGTTGCAAACTTTGCCTGTGGATAGAAGAGGATTGACTTGCAGCTTTTATTCCCTTGACAGCTGTGGGGTTATCAGAACAGGTGTGTCTTTTATTTAGTAATGGCTAATTGTGTTGGCCTGGCAGAATGAAAAAGCTGTCACGAATCCTGTGTGTTTTGATAGTCCCGCCTGTCCGCTATTGATGTGATAGCCAGTAGTGTTAATAGTCCCGCCAGTCCGCTATTGATGTGATAGCCAGTAGTGTTAAATGCTAAAAAGGGGGTTCCAAGGGAACATCAATGAGATTTTGAAATGGTTTGGTTGGTTTATTTGTTTGTTAACAAATACAAAGATCAATACGTTGCCATGCGGCACATGGTTATAGCCGGGGGTAGAGCCTGCAAATGCCACAGCTTGCAGACCGTGGTTTAAACATTAAACTTGTAATATGGCTTACGAACCCAAACCATGAGGAGGTCGACGTAATACCATTGCATATAATGTGGGCATATCGGTCAGATGGACAGTAAAACGATGTTCCATACTCACCTCGTAATACGCATCACTCATTAAAGACCGTCACGTTTTTCAAACAAGATGGTTGACTTGACGACCTTTCTTGCGCCACATCCAGATACTCTTTCAGTTGACCAAGTTCACCCTGTGATCCGCTTAAGAGATATCAAGACAGGGTACCGTCCGTATCACAAACCATGGTCTTACTACTTCCGGAGCCTCTTCATGTTCCACAACGAAACCTTCAATATCTGGACGCACCTAATTGGTACCTTCATGATTGCCTACTACACCTACGTCTGCGCTGCAGCTTCCACTGAACGAGACAGTCAAGTGATCCTTGCTTATGGGTTTTGCTCCACGTTCTGCCACCTTGCGAGCACGGTCGCCCACTGGTTTGGCGCCTTATCTCCAACCTCCTACAAGCGTATTTTCCTTTTTGACTTCATCGGTGTGGCAATGAATAGCTTCGGAATGCACACAGTCATGTTGCAAACAACCACTGACGCACGGTTTCTCCAACTCTGTGGACCATACGCCATCCCTGGTGTGCTGCTCTTAAATACTTGTACAGCCAGCTTGCTATGTTATGGGGGAATCGTCTCCATCCGGAGTGTAAGATTAAGAGCCATTACCTTAGTCATACCGAATACCGCATCGGCAGTTATCTGTGCCATCCCGGTTTTCACGAGAATATACCATCGGTTGACAACAAGGGACATCCACGTCATCCCAGATTATCATCTCGAGAATGAAATCTTCTTCCTCGTCATCATTCAAGTCAGTCTCATGATCGCTTCCATAATCTTCTACGGGTCCCACTTCCCTGAGCGATGTCGGCACTGCACCTTCGACATCCTCGGCAGCAGTCACCAATTATTCCATATTGGTGTTACACTATTCTGCCTGGTGTTTATAAAGGTCGCATTCCTCGACATGAAGTTTGGCTACAGGACGCAGGAAGAACTGGAGATACTCTACACCTTCGGTTCGATATGGTCGGCTGTATTTGCCATGATTGTGGTTTTGATATCGCTCTTCTTATATTCAATCAGACTCATTAAGATTGATGACACTTGGCAAAACACTACATTTTGTTCACCTAGGGATTCTCAACAGGAGGACTAAAAATTAATTCACGAGATCAGTAGGAGGTTACCGCACAATACTTCATAACAGCATGAACAACAAATAGAAACGTATCTATGTCGAGATGCAATGCCGTTCACCTCAAAGACTTAGACATATTTGCACGGTGGATAGTGAATCTCTTTACACCGCTATGAAACTCGTAAGACGCATCAAATATTTCCCTATcaaaatcctttttttttttctaaagtTTCGTCAAGAGCTTTCAATATCAGTAACTTGATCTGCACACACGCCCTACAgatttcgttgttcaagtggttCAATAACCACTGTACTGAAATATATACACGATATATCCAGATTTAAAACAGTAAATGATTGATTCCAGCGTTTCAGCGGTTACAGATGCGCGGACGAATTCTGTAACAGCTCAAACACTGAAACCCGAGTTGGAACATCGGTTTGAAAGCCTGATCAACGCTCCTCGGGTATCCTGCCATCGCCTCAATGTGAAAGGTTCAAGTTGGATGAATGGTCCATATGAGGACTTTGTTTACACTACAGTCCAGGTGGATTTCAAGCTATTTCATAGCTTGTACGGCCCGCGGGGAAGGTCAGAATCAGATGATTGGTTCAGACGCAGGTAAGTTGCATTTTCATACAGCCATCG encodes the following:
- the LOC135488124 gene encoding membrane progestin receptor beta-like, with protein sequence MKWRFCRPKLADVKNFFTPHPDTLPVEGVHPVFHEKWIETGYRVPYRPWSYYLGSLVTFHVETFNIWTHLIGALIVAYHAYGYATTTTDTGCTLFMVSGFCGVYAHLASVGAHWFCSKSPTVYKRVFLFDYGGVSVYNFSCHVLMFYTTYDSRFVQFWGAYAIPFVVILNASVCFLLSYGASFTTRSIIVKNVVNVLSIGTTVSIGCAAMQMRAWHRLATRDCQDCDLEEHILFLILLHGVVAVLSAVSFIALMPERCSRRTFDILGQSHQIFHICVTLQTLLTMRIGYLDIKLGYRTHEEVDTLNAFGSVWWAVLAMFLLSWLFTACFMPYVYVRVSRDKGNGSLKMK